One stretch of Paenibacillus sp. FSL R5-0341 DNA includes these proteins:
- the ftsX gene encoding permease-like cell division protein FtsX, translating to MNFSTLLRHLREGFKNVFRNGWMSVASIMSIIVSLLILGVFMLLVLNVNSMANQVDSQVEISTFLELNVDENLRNTLEQEISAMPEVSEIRFVSKEEGLKEFRERLGDSADNVLSGFDVDNNPLPETIEVEVIEPETVTFVAQKIEALNEKHPEKPIMKVNYGKETVEVLFKFTKLVRNIGFIFVGGLGLMSMFLISNTIRVTILARRREIGIMKLVGATNTFIRWPFFIEGALIGFIGSVITVGVLFVGYSQLMNTIGQDVFMQMLNLIPLGEIWLLFGTLLIGLGVLVGILGSTLSIRKSLNV from the coding sequence ATGAATTTTAGTACTCTCTTGCGCCATCTGCGGGAGGGATTCAAAAACGTATTCCGCAACGGCTGGATGTCTGTGGCCTCCATCATGTCCATCATTGTGTCGCTGTTGATTCTTGGCGTGTTCATGCTGTTGGTGCTCAATGTAAATTCCATGGCGAATCAAGTTGATAGCCAGGTGGAGATCAGCACGTTCCTTGAACTGAATGTGGACGAGAACCTGCGTAACACGCTGGAGCAAGAAATCAGCGCGATGCCTGAAGTAAGTGAGATTCGTTTTGTTTCCAAGGAAGAAGGACTCAAGGAGTTCCGTGAACGTCTTGGAGACAGTGCAGATAACGTGCTTAGCGGTTTCGATGTGGACAACAATCCACTGCCGGAGACCATTGAAGTTGAGGTCATTGAACCGGAAACCGTCACTTTTGTGGCGCAAAAAATCGAAGCCCTGAACGAAAAACACCCGGAGAAGCCGATCATGAAAGTGAACTACGGCAAGGAAACGGTGGAAGTATTGTTCAAATTTACGAAGCTTGTTCGTAATATCGGATTTATTTTTGTCGGGGGACTGGGTCTGATGTCCATGTTCCTGATCTCGAATACGATTCGCGTAACGATTCTGGCCCGTCGCCGGGAGATCGGCATTATGAAGCTGGTCGGCGCAACCAACACCTTTATTCGCTGGCCTTTCTTTATTGAAGGTGCACTCATTGGATTTATTGGCTCAGTCATTACGGTTGGGGTGCTGTTCGTTGGATATAGCCAGTTGATGAATACGATTGGTCAGGATGTATTCATGCAGATGCTTAACTTGATTCCGCTCGGCGAAATCTGGCTGCTGTTTGGAACACTGTTGATCGGACTCGGTGTGCTGGTAGGTATTCTGGGAAGTACACTGTCCATTCGGAAATCACTCAACGTATAA
- a CDS encoding polymer-forming cytoskeletal protein, which yields MEERNKRNDLNVSGISQTAGGNFHRVSIDGMAKVNGNLDCTSMEVNGTLKMHGALSSESATINGMCTLNGPLTSSRVRVDGLTTINGDLHSPELEVNGKCTVRGRVDGERIDIGGVIDIEGDVQCESLNVRGNIKISGLLNAGTVEIRLHTSSSAKEIGGERIDIRRKEQQNGFWKSIGLGGTPSFKTSLIEGDEIVLEDTEADIVRGSNIFIGRGCNIRLVEYSGELEVDQDAKVGSSQRI from the coding sequence ATGGAAGAGCGGAATAAGCGGAATGATCTGAATGTGTCGGGCATAAGTCAAACGGCAGGCGGGAATTTTCACCGTGTATCTATTGATGGCATGGCTAAAGTTAACGGCAACTTGGACTGCACCTCTATGGAAGTAAATGGAACATTGAAGATGCACGGCGCTTTGAGCTCCGAGAGTGCAACGATTAATGGCATGTGTACGTTGAACGGTCCTTTGACCAGTTCTCGTGTTCGGGTGGATGGCTTAACTACGATTAACGGAGATCTCCATAGCCCTGAGCTTGAAGTGAACGGAAAGTGTACCGTACGTGGAAGAGTGGATGGGGAGCGAATTGATATTGGCGGTGTGATCGATATTGAAGGGGATGTCCAATGTGAGTCCCTGAATGTACGGGGCAATATTAAGATCAGCGGCTTACTGAATGCGGGAACAGTGGAGATCAGGCTGCATACATCTTCTTCGGCTAAAGAGATTGGCGGAGAGCGTATCGATATTCGTCGCAAGGAACAACAGAATGGATTTTGGAAAAGTATTGGCCTGGGCGGGACCCCGTCATTTAAGACATCCTTAATTGAGGGCGATGAGATTGTGCTGGAAGATACCGAAGCTGACATTGTTCGGGGGAGTAACATTTTTATCGGTCGCGGCTGTAACATCAGACTGGTTGAGTATTCAGGTGAACTTGAGGTAGATCAGGATGCCAAGGTGGGCAGCAGTCAGCGAATTTAA
- a CDS encoding peptidoglycan DD-metalloendopeptidase family protein translates to MKKTASLLAFTLLASLTLQPSDGYAKSSISDIDQQIQQLENKAATAKQEQKKAASNKKEAQHYKNKTNAYLKVVMEQINVVSDELASVSLQIENTEEDLRTTKKDLQAAEERIVAREKLLESRVRLMYTDGAVSYLDVLLSSTSFTDFLTRADSLKTIVDQDQHLLDEHKADKQLVVDKKAELDVQYAEAKSLYSQKKQRKSQLNEKEAEKQVLLASYDAKIEESEELTQEQEDVLMQIASKRSALLQEKNKLREQQAAAAAKAKAAAAARAKAAAKAPTRVSSDSSSEPTYSSGNGIFSRPVSGGRISSPFGPRTHPITGVVGKMHNGVDFAVPVGSSVHAASGGIVIMAEWYSGYGYTVIVDHGGGLWTLYGHLREGGFKVSKGDTVSKGDTIAESGNTGNSTGPHLHFEVRDNGTAVNPMNYL, encoded by the coding sequence TTGAAAAAAACCGCTTCGCTACTGGCCTTTACGTTATTGGCCAGTTTGACGCTTCAACCTTCTGACGGATATGCCAAGAGTAGCATCAGCGATATTGACCAGCAGATTCAGCAACTGGAGAACAAGGCAGCTACTGCCAAGCAGGAGCAGAAAAAAGCCGCTTCCAACAAAAAGGAAGCTCAGCATTACAAGAACAAAACCAATGCTTATCTGAAGGTTGTCATGGAACAGATCAATGTCGTTAGTGATGAACTCGCCAGTGTATCCTTGCAAATCGAGAACACGGAGGAAGATCTCCGTACAACCAAGAAAGACCTTCAAGCGGCAGAAGAACGTATTGTTGCAAGGGAGAAACTTTTGGAGTCACGCGTGCGTCTGATGTATACGGACGGTGCTGTATCCTATCTGGATGTATTGTTGTCCTCCACCAGCTTCACTGACTTTTTGACCCGTGCGGATTCACTCAAAACGATCGTGGATCAGGATCAGCATCTGCTGGATGAGCACAAAGCGGACAAGCAACTGGTTGTGGACAAAAAGGCAGAACTGGATGTGCAATATGCAGAAGCCAAGAGCCTGTATTCACAGAAGAAACAACGCAAGTCCCAATTGAATGAAAAAGAAGCGGAAAAGCAAGTGCTTCTCGCTTCATATGATGCTAAGATTGAAGAATCAGAAGAGCTGACACAAGAGCAGGAAGATGTATTGATGCAGATTGCCAGCAAACGTTCAGCACTTCTTCAAGAGAAAAATAAATTGCGTGAACAACAGGCAGCAGCCGCAGCCAAAGCAAAAGCCGCCGCAGCCGCTCGAGCGAAGGCAGCAGCTAAGGCTCCAACTAGAGTCAGCTCGGATAGCAGTAGTGAGCCTACCTATTCATCCGGTAATGGTATCTTCTCAAGACCGGTATCTGGAGGACGTATTTCTTCTCCATTCGGTCCCCGTACCCATCCAATTACGGGTGTAGTGGGTAAGATGCATAACGGTGTTGATTTCGCTGTGCCTGTGGGAAGCTCTGTACATGCTGCCTCCGGCGGAATTGTAATCATGGCTGAATGGTATAGCGGTTATGGCTATACGGTTATTGTGGATCATGGTGGCGGACTATGGACGTTATATGGTCACTTGCGCGAAGGTGGATTTAAAGTCAGCAAGGGAGACACCGTGAGCAAAGGTGATACTATCGCTGAGTCAGGAAATACAGGAAACTCTACTGGACCTCACTTGCACTTTGAAGTACGAGATAATGGTACAGCTGTCAATCCAATGAACTATTTGTAA
- a CDS encoding MDR family MFS transporter, with protein MVARKNSIGLVLAGLLLSILMASMDNTIVATAMGDIVGKLGGLDKFVWVTSAYMVAEMAGMPIFGKLSDMYGRKKFFVFGIIVFMLGSALCGTATSIVELTMYRAIQGIGAGALVPIAFTIMFDVVAPESRGKLGGLFGAVFGLSSVFGPLLGAYITQYATWEWVFYINLPLGLIAFVFIAFFYKESHQHQSQQIDWLGAVTLIGAVVCLIFGLELGGKTFAWGSWQILGLFAGFVALALLFLFAETKAKEPIISFSMFRNRVYWSSNVIGMFSGAAFITASVYIPIFIQGVLGGKATNSGLVLLPMMLGSVVTASLGGVLMTKIKYRNIMIPTLALLVIGLGLLTTLDENSSLWTIRIYMVMVGLGVGASFSVLSNAAMNAFEPQRRGAASSTLNFLRSLGMTMGITIFGIVQSQVFTRKMNDALAGSAAEAGGASAGGVPQGVDLTDPHALLSPELRQAIPPQVLDTITHALSSSIVQLFAWAVIPAALALVASFFMGKEKMVVGEEQGEYTGGH; from the coding sequence ATGGTTGCACGTAAAAACAGTATTGGATTGGTGCTGGCAGGGTTACTGCTCAGCATACTAATGGCTTCGATGGATAATACCATCGTGGCAACAGCTATGGGGGATATTGTCGGGAAGCTGGGCGGGCTCGACAAGTTCGTCTGGGTTACCTCCGCGTACATGGTAGCTGAGATGGCAGGGATGCCGATATTCGGTAAGTTATCCGATATGTATGGACGGAAGAAGTTTTTTGTATTTGGTATTATTGTGTTTATGCTTGGCTCAGCGCTGTGCGGAACGGCAACGTCTATTGTGGAATTGACGATGTACAGAGCGATTCAAGGTATTGGTGCGGGGGCCCTGGTGCCGATTGCCTTTACGATCATGTTTGATGTCGTTGCACCAGAATCTCGTGGTAAATTGGGTGGATTGTTTGGAGCCGTCTTTGGCCTCTCCAGCGTATTCGGACCTCTGCTCGGTGCTTACATTACCCAGTATGCGACATGGGAATGGGTATTCTATATCAACCTGCCGCTAGGCTTGATTGCATTTGTGTTCATTGCGTTCTTTTATAAAGAATCCCATCAGCATCAATCCCAACAGATCGACTGGCTGGGTGCTGTAACACTGATCGGTGCTGTTGTGTGCCTGATCTTTGGTCTGGAACTGGGCGGCAAAACATTTGCCTGGGGTTCCTGGCAGATTCTTGGCTTGTTTGCCGGATTTGTAGCATTAGCGCTGCTCTTCCTTTTTGCAGAAACCAAAGCCAAAGAACCAATCATCTCCTTCAGCATGTTCCGCAACCGGGTCTACTGGTCCAGTAACGTTATTGGTATGTTCAGTGGTGCGGCGTTCATTACAGCATCCGTGTACATTCCGATCTTCATACAGGGGGTACTTGGTGGTAAAGCGACCAACTCCGGTCTTGTGCTGCTACCCATGATGCTTGGGTCCGTTGTGACGGCGTCCTTGGGCGGGGTGCTGATGACCAAAATCAAGTATCGTAATATCATGATCCCTACGTTAGCCTTACTTGTTATTGGACTTGGATTGCTGACCACACTGGATGAGAATTCTTCTCTTTGGACGATACGTATCTACATGGTGATGGTTGGTCTGGGTGTCGGTGCTTCGTTCTCCGTACTTAGCAATGCAGCCATGAATGCGTTTGAACCGCAAAGACGCGGAGCCGCAAGCTCCACACTTAACTTTTTGCGGTCCCTCGGTATGACGATGGGCATTACGATCTTTGGTATCGTACAGAGCCAGGTATTTACGCGTAAAATGAACGATGCTCTCGCTGGTTCAGCTGCGGAAGCAGGCGGTGCTTCAGCGGGTGGCGTGCCGCAGGGAGTGGATCTGACCGATCCGCATGCGTTACTCTCACCAGAACTCAGACAGGCGATTCCGCCTCAGGTGCTGGACACCATCACACATGCCCTGTCTTCTTCCATCGTGCAGTTATTTGCCTGGGCTGTGATTCCGGCTGCACTCGCGTTGGTCGCTTCCTTCTTCATGGGAAAAGAGAAAATGGTCGTAGGCGAAGAGCAAGGAGAATACACAGGCGGTCACTAA
- a CDS encoding S41 family peptidase codes for MMKKRSALLLVIVGLLGGSLLTLVLMTYPGIASQTTAGEGLLASVTGNTQQKNDLKKIETAMDLISSNYYKDVDQTKLIDGAINGMMESLGDPYSNYMGQETAAQFEESIEGSFTGIGAEVSSQDGNVVVVSPIKGSPAEKAGIRAKDMIMSVNGESLQGLELNKAVNKIRGPKGSEAKVQVKRAGSSELIEFVIVRDDIDLETVYAHMEDGGIGVIAITQFSLNTGDRFKEELAKLEKQNMKGLVIDVRNDPGGVLQVVIDIAEQFVPKGKVIVQVEDKNGKKEQSKSNGSAKAYPITVLMNKGSASASEILAGALQQSAGAKLIGENSFGKGTVQTSYDKQMGDGSLLKITIAKWLTPNGDWIHEKGIKPDIAVDQPDYFSVAPINKEKLPLKYDSNSTDVKSAQTMLRGLDFKPDRVDGYYDQKTEEAVKAFQKQKGIQATGQIDEKTAESLEAALIERIANPQYDAQLKRAIENVSKDISSAVSKP; via the coding sequence ATGATGAAGAAAAGATCGGCGCTACTGCTTGTCATTGTAGGTTTGCTTGGCGGTAGTTTACTAACCCTGGTATTAATGACGTATCCGGGAATAGCAAGCCAGACCACAGCCGGCGAAGGTTTGCTGGCCAGTGTAACCGGCAATACGCAGCAGAAGAACGATTTGAAGAAGATTGAAACCGCGATGGATTTGATCTCAAGCAACTATTATAAAGATGTGGATCAGACCAAATTGATTGACGGTGCGATCAACGGCATGATGGAATCCCTTGGTGATCCGTACTCCAACTATATGGGGCAGGAAACAGCTGCTCAGTTTGAAGAGTCGATCGAAGGTTCATTTACCGGTATTGGCGCAGAGGTGTCCTCACAGGATGGAAACGTCGTTGTAGTTTCCCCGATCAAAGGATCACCTGCCGAGAAAGCGGGTATTCGTGCGAAAGACATGATTATGTCGGTAAACGGAGAATCCCTGCAGGGATTGGAACTGAACAAGGCTGTTAACAAAATCAGAGGCCCTAAAGGCAGTGAAGCGAAGGTACAGGTTAAACGTGCCGGATCTTCCGAACTGATTGAATTTGTTATTGTACGGGATGACATTGATTTGGAGACCGTATATGCTCACATGGAGGACGGCGGAATTGGCGTTATTGCCATTACCCAATTCTCTCTGAATACGGGCGATCGCTTTAAAGAAGAATTGGCGAAACTTGAGAAGCAGAACATGAAAGGTCTGGTTATCGATGTTCGTAATGACCCAGGCGGTGTACTGCAAGTCGTGATTGATATTGCTGAACAGTTTGTTCCTAAAGGCAAGGTTATTGTGCAAGTCGAAGACAAGAACGGCAAAAAGGAACAAAGTAAATCCAATGGATCAGCGAAAGCTTATCCAATCACAGTGCTGATGAACAAAGGTAGCGCGAGTGCGTCGGAGATTCTGGCCGGAGCCTTGCAACAGTCAGCAGGTGCTAAGTTGATCGGTGAAAACTCCTTTGGTAAAGGAACCGTACAGACGAGTTATGACAAGCAAATGGGTGATGGCAGCTTGCTGAAGATCACCATTGCCAAATGGCTCACTCCGAACGGGGACTGGATTCATGAAAAAGGAATCAAACCGGATATTGCGGTAGACCAACCGGATTATTTCTCGGTGGCACCGATTAATAAAGAAAAGTTACCACTGAAATATGACAGCAATAGCACGGATGTGAAAAGTGCGCAGACGATGCTGAGAGGACTCGATTTCAAACCGGATCGTGTGGACGGATACTACGACCAGAAGACAGAAGAAGCGGTCAAGGCATTCCAGAAGCAAAAAGGCATTCAGGCTACAGGCCAGATTGACGAGAAAACCGCTGAATCACTGGAAGCGGCTCTGATTGAACGTATTGCCAATCCTCAATATGATGCGCAGCTGAAACGCGCGATCGAAAATGTCTCAAAGGATATTTCGTCCGCGGTGTCGAAGCCATAA
- the ftsE gene encoding cell division ATP-binding protein FtsE: MIEMQDVWKTYANGTHALQGVSVKIDRNEFVYIVGPSGAGKSTFMKLMYREEVPTKGQISINGFNIGKLKPRKIPYVRRNIGVVFQDFRLLPRMTAFENVAFAMEVIEAPKRHIKKRVMEVLDLVGLRSKANREPSQLSGGEQQRIAIARAIVNNPSVIIADEPTGNLDPETSWGIMQLLDEINFRGTTIVMATHNKDIVNTMRKRVIAIERGQIVRDQMRGEYGYEF, encoded by the coding sequence GTGATAGAAATGCAGGACGTGTGGAAGACCTACGCCAATGGGACCCACGCATTACAAGGGGTGTCGGTGAAGATCGACCGCAATGAATTTGTCTATATCGTCGGTCCGTCCGGCGCAGGCAAATCGACATTTATGAAATTGATGTACAGAGAAGAAGTTCCGACCAAAGGACAAATATCCATTAACGGATTTAATATTGGTAAGTTGAAACCAAGAAAGATTCCTTATGTGCGTCGTAACATCGGCGTTGTGTTCCAGGATTTTCGTCTGCTGCCACGGATGACCGCATTTGAGAATGTGGCATTTGCCATGGAAGTTATTGAAGCGCCGAAGCGGCATATCAAGAAACGAGTCATGGAAGTGCTCGACTTGGTGGGTCTGCGCAGCAAGGCGAATCGTGAACCTTCACAGCTCTCAGGTGGGGAACAGCAACGTATTGCGATTGCACGGGCTATCGTCAATAACCCATCGGTTATTATCGCGGATGAGCCTACAGGTAACCTTGATCCGGAGACGTCATGGGGCATTATGCAACTGCTGGATGAGATTAATTTCCGGGGAACAACCATTGTTATGGCGACCCACAACAAAGATATCGTGAATACGATGCGTAAACGGGTAATCGCCATTGAACGTGGACAGATTGTACGGGATCAGATGAGAGGGGAATACGGTTATGAATTTTAG
- a CDS encoding YhbD family protein: MTDDLISKKELLDLTGISYGQLYRWKRKNLIPEEWFIRKSSYTGQETFFPKQQILLRIDKILNMKDGLSLDELADVFSPTLGEVEMSAQQLLERNIVSQISLDLLKEAGREQPLYALEQIMMLYVLDKLLMSGDITRQEGALLIEVMSEHYYRFTGKPSELVLIRKMGVPSFMLITAGTEFYFDNGVKVVLRQPMGTFMEELKLKLG, translated from the coding sequence ATGACAGATGATTTGATCTCCAAGAAAGAATTGTTGGACCTGACAGGAATCTCATATGGCCAGTTATACCGCTGGAAGCGGAAAAATCTCATTCCGGAAGAATGGTTCATTCGGAAGTCGTCCTACACCGGACAAGAGACCTTTTTTCCCAAACAACAGATTTTACTGCGCATTGACAAGATTCTCAATATGAAAGACGGATTATCGCTGGATGAGCTGGCAGACGTCTTCTCACCTACGTTGGGTGAAGTGGAGATGTCTGCACAACAACTGTTAGAGCGAAACATTGTTTCACAAATCTCGCTGGATCTGTTAAAAGAAGCAGGTCGGGAACAACCGCTGTATGCTTTGGAACAGATTATGATGCTCTACGTCCTTGATAAGCTGTTAATGAGCGGAGATATTACTCGGCAAGAGGGTGCGTTGCTGATCGAAGTGATGTCTGAACATTATTATCGTTTTACAGGCAAACCGAGCGAACTCGTGCTTATTCGTAAGATGGGTGTTCCTTCATTCATGCTGATAACAGCAGGAACGGAGTTTTATTTTGACAATGGTGTGAAAGTGGTTCTTAGGCAGCCGATGGGAACATTTATGGAAGAATTAAAACTCAAATTGGGATAA
- a CDS encoding alpha/beta hydrolase family protein has protein sequence MALIKCDFYSDTLGLSTSMHVILPQQTHNQIGMENVTGKGLHPTLYLLHGLSDDDSIWLRRTSIERYVANLGIAVVMPQVHRSFYTDMVEGGKYWTFISEELPALARSFFPLSPKREDNFVAGLSMGGYGAFKLALRKPDQYAAAASLSGALDMSAHMDRNASSALQQTELQRIFGPEVAGTENDLIYLLKENQSSESPRPLLYQCCGTEDFLYEDNQTFRQACEQTNFELTYEEGPGEHEWGYWDAKIQDVLKWLPLPKRD, from the coding sequence ATGGCACTTATTAAATGTGATTTTTACTCGGATACGCTCGGGCTTAGCACCAGCATGCATGTCATTCTGCCGCAACAAACCCACAATCAGATCGGTATGGAGAATGTGACTGGCAAAGGGTTGCACCCAACCCTGTACCTGTTGCACGGTCTGTCTGATGATGATTCCATCTGGCTGCGCCGGACTTCCATTGAACGATATGTAGCTAACCTCGGGATCGCTGTTGTTATGCCACAGGTACATCGCAGCTTCTATACGGATATGGTGGAAGGTGGAAAGTACTGGACGTTTATCAGTGAGGAACTGCCAGCACTCGCTCGCTCTTTCTTCCCATTGTCACCAAAGCGTGAGGATAACTTCGTTGCTGGTTTATCCATGGGTGGTTATGGTGCATTCAAGCTGGCTCTTCGTAAACCAGATCAATACGCTGCAGCTGCAAGTTTGTCCGGAGCACTCGATATGTCTGCACATATGGATAGAAATGCATCCTCAGCATTGCAACAGACGGAGTTACAGCGGATTTTCGGACCCGAGGTGGCAGGTACAGAGAACGATCTAATCTATCTGTTAAAAGAAAATCAATCTAGCGAAAGTCCCCGACCTTTGCTCTACCAATGTTGCGGAACGGAAGATTTCCTGTATGAGGATAATCAAACCTTCCGTCAAGCCTGTGAACAGACGAACTTCGAACTGACATACGAGGAAGGGCCTGGTGAACATGAGTGGGGCTACTGGGATGCCAAGATCCAGGATGTATTGAAATGGTTGCCTTTGCCCAAACGGGACTAG
- a CDS encoding VanW family protein has translation MKKIHLTVIVVFSILLIGSASYGLLYMYVNQPALPKDIHVGGMPVQGKNHKDVLHELEEKIKKLEDWPVTLELTEPDPKTMTYSAAQVGVNYNVNGFKSAIKELEEGDVWERAYARYHFPKEFSLDMSYDLRSLQEHLNPAWEKETFGTPANAVRRITASDKVQYIPEKGVRRVDWDTLTNLIQTKLHRDFSVLNPDEKQAPLLIQVPLYTLTPEVTLDSLRQEGIDRKIIQFSTGLGNSSEGRIHNVSAAAEAINGMILPPDATFDYEKVVRKAEKDYGFREAPVIVNGRLTPGIGGGICQVSSTVYNAALLTGLDIIERRNHSLPVKYLPKGLDATFASGAINFRFKNNTGKSLLIHAEVKNHQLMVKFFGTFPENVSYALESRTIETLSVPVKYVSSTVLPDGAQQVLQDGQPGYIVETVRTKRVDGKVVESKTITRDTYKAQNRLIARSGHSSLPDPQEPSVVEDGISDTKQP, from the coding sequence ATGAAAAAAATACATTTGACGGTCATTGTTGTATTCTCCATCCTCTTGATCGGCTCCGCGTCCTATGGATTGTTGTATATGTACGTGAATCAGCCTGCCCTGCCCAAAGACATTCATGTTGGCGGCATGCCAGTGCAAGGGAAGAACCATAAAGATGTACTGCATGAACTGGAGGAGAAGATCAAAAAGCTCGAGGACTGGCCTGTCACTCTTGAGTTGACTGAACCTGACCCCAAGACGATGACGTACAGCGCAGCTCAGGTGGGTGTAAACTACAACGTTAACGGCTTCAAGTCCGCGATAAAAGAGCTTGAGGAAGGGGATGTATGGGAACGCGCTTATGCACGTTATCATTTTCCGAAAGAGTTCTCTCTGGATATGAGTTACGACTTACGATCACTCCAAGAACATCTCAACCCTGCCTGGGAAAAAGAAACCTTCGGTACACCTGCGAACGCCGTTCGACGCATTACCGCAAGTGACAAAGTCCAGTATATCCCGGAAAAAGGCGTCCGCCGTGTTGATTGGGATACACTCACAAATCTCATTCAAACCAAGCTGCACCGAGATTTTAGCGTACTGAACCCGGATGAGAAACAAGCCCCATTGCTGATCCAGGTACCACTGTATACGCTGACGCCTGAAGTAACCCTTGATTCCCTGCGCCAGGAAGGCATTGACCGGAAGATCATCCAGTTCTCCACGGGTCTGGGCAATAGTAGTGAAGGCCGGATACATAATGTCAGCGCAGCAGCGGAAGCGATTAACGGTATGATTTTGCCACCGGATGCCACATTCGATTATGAGAAGGTCGTCCGTAAAGCGGAGAAAGATTACGGGTTTCGTGAGGCCCCGGTCATTGTCAATGGAAGACTGACCCCCGGAATTGGCGGGGGAATCTGCCAGGTATCCAGTACAGTGTATAACGCAGCGCTGTTGACGGGTCTTGATATTATTGAGCGTCGCAACCACTCCCTGCCGGTCAAATATTTGCCGAAAGGACTGGATGCCACCTTTGCCTCGGGAGCCATCAACTTTCGATTCAAGAATAATACCGGAAAATCCTTACTCATTCATGCAGAGGTGAAGAACCACCAATTGATGGTGAAATTTTTTGGCACATTCCCGGAGAATGTCAGCTATGCACTTGAATCTCGCACCATTGAAACATTAAGTGTTCCAGTGAAATATGTGTCCAGTACAGTACTGCCTGATGGTGCACAGCAGGTGCTGCAAGACGGACAGCCAGGATATATTGTCGAGACGGTACGAACCAAGAGGGTAGACGGAAAAGTAGTCGAATCCAAAACGATTACACGAGATACGTACAAAGCTCAGAATCGTCTAATTGCCCGCTCAGGTCATAGCAGCCTGCCTGATCCACAAGAACCTTCTGTTGTCGAGGACGGGATCAGCGATACGAAACAGCCTTAG